The following nucleotide sequence is from Bacteroidales bacterium.
TCTTCCATGATCTTTTTGCTGGCGCCCATGATGTTCACGGGGTTTGCAGCTTTGTCGGTGGAAACGCAGAAGAAATGCTGTGGTGGGTGTTGCCTGAGGAATGCAAGGAATTTCTCGGCGCGTATCACGTTGTTTTCGAGCAGCGCCGTTATGCTGTAATGGTCTTTTTCGCTGCGTACATGCTTATGCGCCGCGAAATTTGCCACAATATCAAATGGACCCTCGTTGGCAAACAGGCGGTAAAAAACGTCATCATTAAAATTGACGGGGTAGGTTTTATAATCCTCCGGCACATATCCGCCTAAGGTGCTTCGCAGGTCTCGTGTAAGCTCGGTAAGGCCGTTCTCGCTGATATCGACTACATACAGGCGCGAGGGTTTGTACTTTAATACCGCCCTGATATACGATGAGCCTATTGTTCCCGCTCCCCCGATAACAAGGACTGATTTACCGGAAATGGCCCGGGTAAGGGCTTCGTGATGCTGCGCTAAGTCGCGTTTGAAGAAACTTTCGCTGCGGTTAGTTATGTGTTGATGGATAAAGGTGTTTATGTCGATCATGGTTTGTGTGGGGATTGGGGAGTGTAAGGTTAAAGTGGGGCTTTTCCTTTATCCTTTAACCTTTACCCTTCTCTTCGGGTCTCTCCGGTAAATCTTTAAATACCTTGAAAACTAAATTGCTTTCAGGCGCAAATATAGCCCAGGCAGTGAGGAAAATCAACATAAAATCGGTATAAAAGGAGAGGTGATTTTGATACCAAAGTTCCAGCTCTCCTTTGTAGGGCGAAATATGTTTTCTATAGAACTCGTCCAATGGCATTATTGTATCAGACAATAGTTGCTCTTCATCTCTGAAGACAACTGAACCGATTCCGGTAAGGCCTGGCTTTACATTATTAATAATCAGCTTTACATGCTCCGGATAGGAGACAAAAGTTTTATCTACAAGAGGTCTGGGACCAACAATACTCATATCACCTATCAGGATATTGATCAATTGAGGCAGCTCATTGATTTTTGTATGCCTCAGGAATCCTCCCATTGGCATTATACGCGGATCCTTTTTGGTAGTGTGCAACCCGGTACCCAAGGAAGGGCTTGCTTTAAGCATGGTTGCGAATTTCCAGATATTAAAATCCCTGTTTTTGTAACCGATTCGTTTTTGGAAATAAAAGATATAATGTTCGCCGGTTAATAACAATCCGATACAAACCGGAATTAATAACGGGGAAAGAACAGTCAGTGCAATCAAAGCCAGAACAAAGTCGATGAGGCGCTTCAAAAAATGCTTGTACATATTATTTTATTTGAATAGTTTTTTGATGACGACTAGACGACGACACGACTGCACGACTGCACGACTGCACGACTGGACGACTGCACGACTGCACGATTAGAGTGTCCATTTTTCGGGTTTGTTGCTTATATTGATTAGCATGGCGATAATGTGCTCGTATTTATCGTATAGATCATTATGGGTTTTATGATCTATATAGCTGAAGGATTCAGATAGATCCAGCCATACCTGAGTTTCACCAGATTCTGATTCTGAATCAGATAATTTCAATATGAAATTTTTCGGATACCTGCGTTTGCGCCATGCTTCTGCGAGATTTGCACAAACCGACCTGGAACTGCGTCTGATCTGATCGGTTAATGAATACCTTTCTTCCCGAGGAAAGGATTTTGTGACTTCATGTATTTCCAATGCTGCTTCATAAGCAAGCTGATATACCTTTAAATCCTTATGAGATCTTATCTTATCCATAATTCAGGATTATTAAAGTCGTGTCGTCGTGTCGTCGTGTCATCGTAACGTCATGCAGTCGTGCAGTCGTGCAGTCGTGCAGTCGTCCCCTCGTGCAGTCGTGCAGTCGTGCAGTCGTCCCCTCGTGCAGTCGTCTAGTCGTGTATTTCTATTTCCGAAATGATTCAAGTGTTTTTTGCATCCCGTCAATGGCCGTAAAAGGCATTTTATCTATACCTATAGCATGTTTAATCTTTTGATTGGAAACAAGATATGATTCAGTTAATTTTCTTAATCGTTCACTGTTTAATGGGAGATGAAAGAAGTCTCCCACCCGGGCAATGGCTTTAATCGGTTTTACAGGAATACTCCAGATCTTAGCTTTTTTATTTTGTGACAATGCCATTAATCTTATTAGTTCATTGGTTGATAAAGCTTCATCATCAGCAACCTGGTAGATGCCTGGTTCAATATTTTTATCAATCAACTGTTGAACTACGAACAAAATATTATCGATGGAGCAGAATGATCTTTTATTCTCAAAAGCTCCCAGTGGCCATGGAATACCTTTTTGCTGTAGTTTATATAGAAGATTGAGATTTCCTTTGTTCCCAGGACCATGGATCATACAAGGTCTTAAAATATATACCTTTTTATCAACGTGTTCTTGTTCTTTCGCACTATCGTGCCCTCGTGCCGTCGCTCCCTCGCTCCCTCGCTCCCTCGCCCCATCGTGCCCTCGTGCTGTCGTGCCGTCGTGTTCTTCTTTCCACTTCTCCAATTCATTTAAAATATATTTTTCTGCCTCTAATTTAGATTTGCCGTAAGGAGTCTGTGGGCTTGGCAATACTTCTTCTGTAAGCTGATCACCGGTTACAGAATCTGCTACCGCCTTTACAGAACTAAAAAAAATAAATTTGGAAGCGGATGATTTTAATAAATGTTGAAATATTTTTTGGGTAAGACCTACGTTAATGTTAAAATAGGATTGTTCATCTGTGCTATTTTTAGTATCGTGGGCTTTGCCGGCCAAATGAATGATAGTATCGACTGTACTCCAATCCACTTTCTCCAAATCATTCCACGAATAGTAATCATCGAACAGGTGATTTGCAGGTTCGTTGATATCAACGGCAATAATACGGAGTTTAAACCGTGTTTTAAGAACTTTTGAAAGGTTGTTTCCTACAAAACCAAATGC
It contains:
- a CDS encoding sugar transferase — its product is MYKHFLKRLIDFVLALIALTVLSPLLIPVCIGLLLTGEHYIFYFQKRIGYKNRDFNIWKFATMLKASPSLGTGLHTTKKDPRIMPMGGFLRHTKINELPQLINILIGDMSIVGPRPLVDKTFVSYPEHVKLIINNVKPGLTGIGSVVFRDEEQLLSDTIMPLDEFYRKHISPYKGELELWYQNHLSFYTDFMLIFLTAWAIFAPESNLVFKVFKDLPERPEEKGKG
- a CDS encoding four helix bundle protein; amino-acid sequence: MDKIRSHKDLKVYQLAYEAALEIHEVTKSFPREERYSLTDQIRRSSRSVCANLAEAWRKRRYPKNFILKLSDSESESGETQVWLDLSESFSYIDHKTHNDLYDKYEHIIAMLINISNKPEKWTL
- a CDS encoding NAD-dependent epimerase/dehydratase family protein; protein product: MTILITGAFGFVGNNLSKVLKTRFKLRIIAVDINEPANHLFDDYYSWNDLEKVDWSTVDTIIHLAGKAHDTKNSTDEQSYFNINVGLTQKIFQHLLKSSASKFIFFSSVKAVADSVTGDQLTEEVLPSPQTPYGKSKLEAEKYILNELEKWKEEHDGTTARGHDGARERGSEGATARGHDSAKEQEHVDKKVYILRPCMIHGPGNKGNLNLLYKLQQKGIPWPLGAFENKRSFCSIDNILFVVQQLIDKNIEPGIYQVADDEALSTNELIRLMALSQNKKAKIWSIPVKPIKAIARVGDFFHLPLNSERLRKLTESYLVSNQKIKHAIGIDKMPFTAIDGMQKTLESFRK